The proteins below come from a single Tachysurus fulvidraco isolate hzauxx_2018 chromosome 13, HZAU_PFXX_2.0, whole genome shotgun sequence genomic window:
- the LOC113652454 gene encoding cholesteryl ester transfer protein, with product MKRNIVGPGIGLLLLFCLTGVGRSCVDPESAYRFTGIVCRLTYPAAVVLNEKTTEVIQAAFQHAKYPSIQGEKTILFMGKLKYGINNLEIHNLTIGRSEFELQENNGIAITISNVSAVFKGTITYEYGSSLFSVGQSLDFEVESQIDLVINSKLHCGKGRVAADTSDCYLTFHKLLLLLQGDREPGWLKKVFTNFITITVKLVVKGQICKEINKVANILADFIQDTAEQFLSDGNISVDIGLTTAPVITSNYIESYHKGLVTYNSSTSVIKDSGFMPEQISENRSLYFWLSDVALEPLMTAAYHDGRFSRNISKTELADMFQTQLSTDRPNLVSKWLLSEEPLLRAWSASVPRFWTTPQGSYVRVVAAVELSSAKLESPVLYFETEVEVCVRASYSEKKVILKATPVHISTSNISILEGVSEMENGLSVYLQEAVENIGITKVISYLEVAVTGLMDKQGLNQFDLINPEVIPYNGYVLVQMDFGFPQHLLVEFLRKTLD from the exons ATGAAGAGGAACATAGTGGGACCAGGTATAGGATTGCTTCTGCTTTTTTGCCTGACTGGAGTAGGACGATCGTGTGTGGATCCTGAATCGGCCTACAGGTTTACTGGCATTGTGTGTAGACTTACATACCCTGCTGCTGTTGTCT TAAATGAAAAAACCACAGAAGTAATCCAGGCTGCATTCCAGCATGCCAAATATCCAAGTATTCAGGGGGAGAAGACAATATTATTCATGGGCAAGCTGAAGTATGGAATAAACAA TCTGGAGATCCACAATCTGACAATTGGGAGAAGCGAATTTGAGCTGCAGGAGAATAACGGCATTGCCATCACTATCTCCaatgtttctgctgtttttaaggGAACCATTACATACGAATATGGGAGCAGTCT CTTCTCTGTAGGCCAGTCACTTGATTTTGAGGTTGAGTCCCAAATTGATTTAGTCATCAATTCTAAGCTAC ACTGTGGAAAAGGCAGAGTAGCTGCAGACACGTCTGACTGCTACCTTACGTTTCACAAGCTGCTACTCCTACTGCAAGGCGACCGAGA ACCTGGCTGGCTGAAGAAAGTGTTCACTAATTTCATCACTATCACAGTAAAGCTGGTTGTAAAGGGGCAA ATATGTAAGGAAATAAACAAGGTGGCAAATATCCTGGCAGATTTTATTCAGGACACCGCAG AGCAGTTTTTGAGTGATGGAAACATCTCTGTGGATATTGGTCTAACCACAGCCCCTGTCATCACTTCAAATTACATTGAGTCTTATCACAAG GGTCTAGTAACCTATAATAGCAGCACCTCAGTGATCAAAGACTCTGGCTTTATGCCAGAGCAGATTTCAGAGAACCGCAGCCTGTACTTTTGGCTCTCTGATGTTGCCCTTGAGCCTCTAATGACAGCAGCATACCACGATGGACGATTCTCCAGAAACATCTCTAAAACAGAGCTTGCT GACATGTTCCAGACTCAGCTGTCAACAGACAGACCTAATTTAGTGAGCAAG TGGCTTTTGTCTGAGGAACCGTTGTTAAGAGCGTGGAGTGCATCAGTGCCTCGTTTCTGGACGACACCACAAGGCTCGTATGTCAGGGTGGTGGCTGCAGTGGAGCTCTCTTCTGCAAAGCTGGAAAGTCCTGTGCTTTACTTTGAGACG GAAGTAGAAGTCTGTGTGAGAGCCTCTTATTCTGAAAAGAAAGTCATCCTGAAGGCCACACCAGTGCA TATATCTACATCAAACATTTCCATATTAGAAGGTGTTTCTGAG ATGGAGAATGGCTTAAGTGTTTATCTTCAGGAAGCTGTTGAGAACATTGGGATCACCAAAGTCATATCCT ATCTAGAGGTAGCAGTAACAGGCTTGATGGATAAGCAGGGGCTCAATCAGTTTGACCTCATCAATCCTGAAGTAATACCTTATAAT GGTTATGTCTTGGTGCAGATGGACTTTGGTTTCCCACAACATCTCCTGGTGGAGTTCCTCAGGAAGACTCTGGATTAA
- the herpud1 gene encoding homocysteine-responsive endoplasmic reticulum-resident ubiquitin-like domain member 1 protein: protein MDSQVSEKETISVVIKAPNQLHDDQTIENVNINWTVKDLKTHLARNYPSKPAEKDQRLIYSGKLLTDNLQIRDVFRKTDAVPTLHLVCAFKPQPDFQQGARPKVKPVEQQASLAPASQAPSAPAVSSTAGLRQRGHPAPAVPTAAWPATGTGTSISEPRPAAMTHPAFPTYSLYSPQQLLWLQHMYARQYYMQYQAAIAAAASVPVTPPTSLPVMPQQATVPAGLPNQAPIENLPANQNVPDPAFINPDGANQNIRMNAQGGPVMEDEEDVERDWLDWVYTASRFAVFLSIVYFYSNLSRFILVMSSLFLMYLHTAGWFPFRQRARAQPPNQPAAEVIQNQQNQNQDRQEPMVPPAELEDGETDGGADVPLPTIAVPVSPVRPSLLWTAWVFFKAFFASLVPEAPQAVAN, encoded by the exons ATGGATTCCCAGGTCTCGGAAAAGGAGACGATTTCAGTTGTGATTAAAGCGCCGAATCAACTTCATGACGATCAGACAATcgaaaatgtaaacattaactggACGGTGAAGGATCTGAAAACTCATTTGGCGAGAAATTATCCGTCCAAACCG GCTGAAAAAGACCAGAGACTGATCTACTCAGGCAAACTGCTCACAGACAACCTGCAAATCAGAGACGTTTTTAGAAAG ACAGATGCAGTACCCACActtcaccttgtgtgtgcatttaaacCCCAGCCTGATTTTCAGCAGGGAGCCAGACCTAAG GTCAAACCAGTAGAGCAGCAGGCATCTCTAGCCCCTGCCTCTCAGGCACCATCTGCGCCTGCTGTGTCCTCTACTGCCGGTCTCAGACAGCGTGGTCACCCTGCCCCTGCTGTGCCGACTGCTGCATGGCCTGCCACGGGCACTGGCACAAGCATATCCGA GCCAAGACCAGCAGCGATGACCCATCCAGCCTTCCCAACATACTCACTTTACAGCCCACAGCAACTCCTTTGGCTCCAGCATATGTACGCTCGACAGTATTATATGCAGTA CCAAGCAGCTATTGCAGCTGCTGCCTCAGTTCCAGTGACACCTCctacatcacttcctgtcatgCCGCAACAAGCCACTGTACCTGCAGGACTACCCAATCAGGCACCTATTGAGAACctgccagccaatcagaatgtTCCAGACCCTGCTTTTATCAACCCAGATGGAGCCAATCAGAACATACGCATGAATGCTCAGGGTGGGCCAGTGAtggaggatgaagaggatgtGGAAAGAGATTGGTTGGATTGGGTTTACACTGCCTCTCGCTTTGCTGTGTTTCTGAGCATAGTTTACTTCTATTCCAACCTGAGTCGCTTCATTCTAGTGATGAGCAGCCTGTTCCTCATGTACCt GCACACTGCTGGCTGGTTCCCATTCAGACAAAGAGCTCGGGCTCAGCCTCCAAACCAACCAGCGGCAGAGGTCATTCAGAATCAACAGAATCAGAACCAGGACAGACAAGAACCG atgGTGCCCCCTGCTGAATTGGAGGATGGTGAGACAGATGGGGGCGCTGATGTTCCACTCCCCACGATCGCAGTTCCTGTGTCTCCAGTTCGACCTTCCCTTCTCTGGACAGCCTGGGTGTTCTTCAAAGCTTTCTTTGCCTCCCTTGTCCCTGAAGCTCCTCAGGCTGTGGCTAACTGA
- the slc12a3 gene encoding solute carrier family 12 member 3 — MEDTPYNNEVINLTSFRSQYSVSPPLSGGDNRRYTVEENSGYDLNGVTPRSSTVLSGYDTIDSPPSYDFYANTEVFGRSKKLRPSLFQLHSNHEEDSSPPPLYEETSGNKESPDEETAEPPPEPARFGWVQGVMVRCMLNIWGVILYLRLPWITSQAGIGLTWIIILLSSCITGITGLSTSAIATNGKVKGGGTYFLISRSLGPELGGSIGLIFAFANAVAVAMHTVGFAETVQALMRESGTSMVDPLNDIRIIGVITVTCLLAISLAGMEWESKAQVLFFFVIMVSFANYIVGTIIPATPQKQATGFFSYKADIFADNFVPNWRGPEGSFFGMFSIFFPSATGILAGANISGDLKDPNIAIPRGTMLAIFWTTVSYLIISATIGSCVVRDASGNLNDTLLIGSDVTDCLGTACKYGWNFSDCIANNTCNYGLSNNYQTMSMVSGVAPLIAAGIFGATLSSALACLVSAPKVFQCLCKDQLYPVIGFFGKGYGKNDEPYRSYLLTYIIAVCFILIAELNTIAPIISNFFLCSYALINFSCFHASITNSPGWRPSFRFYSKWASLVGAVVSVVIMFLLTWWAALIAIGIVLFLLGYVLYKKPSVNWGSSVQAGSYNMALSYCVGLNHVDEHIKNYRPQCLVLTGPPSLRPGLVDFVGTFTKNQSLMMCGNVIIGGPSPDALNVANSSSHVAWLNKRGIKSFYNGVVADNLRTGAQMLLQGAGLGRIRPNVLVMGFQKNWRKCPPTTTDNYIGILHDAFDLQYGVCVLRMKEGLDLSHLMQAHVNHGFEAAAEPGLDARPSINTLDPESLCAMPQPTSVFQSKQEKKTIDVYWLFDDGGLTLLLPYLLKRKKRWGRCKVRVFVGGEIQHVEEQKQELTALISKFRLGFHEIHVLPDINEKPQSEHVKKFEDLLAPYRAHAIHKNEEGEGQATSDFPWIVSDEAMEKNTAKSFRQIRINEILQDYSRDAALIIVTMPIGRRGACPSALYMAWLETVSRDLRPPVLLVRGNQESVLTFYCQ; from the exons ATGGAGGACACACCGTATAATAATGAGGTGATCAACCTCACTTCATTCCGAAGTCAATACTCTGTCTCTCCACCACTCAGTGGTGGTGACAACCGGCGGTACACTGTAGAGGAAAACAGTGGTTATGACCTGAATGGAGTGACCCCACGTAGCTCTACTGTGCTATCTGGATATGATACAATAGATTCTCCTCCTAGTTATGACTTTTATGCCAACACTGAAGTTTTTGGGAGATCGAAAAAATTAAGACCGTCTCTCTTTCAGCTACACTCCAACCATGAG GAAGATAGTTCACCACCTCCTCTGTATGAGGAGACAAGTGGTAATAAAGAGAGTCCTGATGAAGAGACAGCTGAACCTCCTCCTGAGCCTGCTCGCTTTGGATGGGTACAGGGGGTCATG GTTCGGTGTATGCTCAACATCTGGGGAGTGATTCTGTACCTGAGGCTTCCCTGGATCACTTCTCAAGCTGGAATTG GTTTGACATGGATTATTATCCTGCTTTCCTCCTGCATCACTGGGATCACTGGCCTCTCTACCTCTGCCATTGCTACCAATGGCAAAGTCAAAGGAG GTGGCACTTATTTTCTGATCTCACGAAGTTTGGGCCCAGAGCTGGGAGGATCTATTGGACTGATCTTTGCATTTGCTAATGCAGTAGCTGTGGCTATGCACACTGTAGGCTTTGCTGAGACTGTACAAGCACTAATGCGG GAGAGTGGTACAAGCATGGTAGACCCACTCAATGACATTCGCATCATTGGTGTAATCACTGTCACCTGTCTGCTAGCAATTTCTTTAGCTGGAATGGAGTGGGAGTCCAAG GCCCAGGTTTTGTTCTTCTTCGTTATCATGGTTTCCTTCGCAAACTACATTGTTGGTACCATCATCCCCGCCACTCCTCAGAAACAAGCTACAGGCTTCTTCAGCTACAAAG CGGATATTTTTGCAGATAACTTTGTGCCCAACTGGCGTGGGCCAGAAGGCAGCTTCTTTGGCATGTTCTCCATCTTCTTTCCCTCAGCCACAGGCATTCTTGCAGGAGCCAATATCTCTGGAGATCTGAAG GACCCAAATATAGCTATACCCCGTGGCACAATGCTGGCCATTTTCTGGACTACGGTATCTTATCTCATCATTTCTGCTACCATTG GCTCATGTGTAGTTCGCGATGCTTCTGGTAATCTCAATGACACTCTTCTAATCGGGTCTGATGTTACGGACTGCCTGGGAACAGCCTGTAAATATGGCTGGAACTTCAGCGACTGCATTGCCAACAATACCTGCAATTATGGCCTTAGCAATAATTACCAA ACCATGAGTATGGTGTCTGGAGTTGCACCCCTGATTGCAGCAGGTATATTTGGAGCTACTTTGTCCTCTGCTCTGGCTTGCCTGGTTTCAGCCCCCAAAGTATTTCAG TGTCTTTGCAAAGACCAGTTGTATCCAGTGATTGGTTTTTTTGGAAAGGGCTATGGAAAGAACGATGAGCCATACAGGAGCTACCTCTTAACCTACATCATTGCCGTATGCTTCATTCTCATTG CTGAGCTGAACACTATTGCTCCTATCATCTCCAACTTTTTCCTGTGCTCCTATGCTCTCATCAACTTCAGCTGTTTCCATGCCTCCATCACCAACTCTCCAG GTTGGCGTCCCTCATTTCGGTTCTACAGTAAATGGGCATCTCTAGTGGGTGCTGTGGTGTCAGTGGTCATCATGTTTTTGCTCACCTGGTGGGCTGCTCTAATTGCCATTGGGATAGTGCTCTTTCTATTGGGATATGTGCTCTACAAGAAGCCCT CTGTAAATTGGGGTTCCTCCGTGCAGGCAGGCTCATATAACATGGCACTGTCTTACTGTGTGGGTCTCAACCATGTAGATGAGCACATAAAGAATTATAG gcCACAGTGTCTGGTTCTTACTGGGCCTCCAAGTTTGCGGCCAGGTCTGGTAGACTTTGTAGGTACCTTCACCAAGAACCAGAGTCTGATGATGTGTGGGAATGTCATTATA GGAGGTCCATCGCCTGACGCTCTAAATGTCGCCAATAGTAGCAGTCATGTGGCATGGCTCAACAAGCGAGGCATCAAATCTTTCTATAATGGAGTAGTTGCTGATAACCTGCGCACTGGAGCACAGATGTTGCTGCAG GGAGCAGGTTTGGGTCGCATTCGACCAAATGTCTTGGTAATGGGATTTCAGAAGAACTGGCGCAAATGTCCACCAACTACTACTGATAATTACATAGGCATTTTACA TGATGCTTTTGACTTGCAATATGGTGTATGTGTCCTCCGGATGAAAGAAGGACTTGATTTATCTCATTTGATGCAAGCACATG TAAACCACGGATTTGAGGCAGCTGCAGAGCCAGGGCTTGATGCAAGACCTTCTATCAACACAT TGGACCCAGAATCACTGTGTGCCATGCCTCAACCCACCAGTGTATTTCAGTCCAAACAGGAAAAGAAGACCATTGATGTGTATTGGTTGTTTGATGATGGAG GTCTGACTTTATTGTTGCCCTACCTTCTGAAGCGCAAGAAGCGCTGGGGCAGGTGTAAAGTAAGAGTGTTTGTTGGAGGTGAAATTCAACATGTTGAGGAACAAAAGCAAGA ACTCACAGCTCTCATCAGCAAGTTTCGCCTCGGTTTCCACGAGATCCATGTTCTTCCCGACATCAATGAAAAACCACAATCAGAACA TGTTAAAAAATTTGAGGACCTTCTAGCACCGTATAGGGCACATGCTATCCATAAGAATGAGGAAGGAGAGGGGCAAGCCACCAGTGACTTCCCATGGATAGTGTCAGATGAGGCAATGGAGAAAAATACAGCAAAG tCCTTTAGACAGATCCGCATTAATGAAATTCTACAAGACTATTCCAGGGATGCAGCTTTGATTATTGT AACCATGCCCATAGGTCGGAGAGGAGCATGTCCTAGTGCTCTGTACATGGCCTGGCTGGAAACTGTATCACGTGACCTGAGACCTCCAGTTCTGCTCGTCAGAGGAAACCAAGAGAGTGTACTCACTTTCTATTGCCAGTGA